The Streptomyces sp. Je 1-332 genome has a window encoding:
- a CDS encoding DMT family transporter — translation MPAAAAPWLLLAVFSGTLISLQARITGELAAGLAGDGFAAAVISFGSGFVVLSLGLLVLRAPRRGVGLVLADVRNKRLKWWQVLGGFGGAAFLLAQGLTVGALGVALFTVAIVAGQVTGGMLFDRMGLGPAGPQRPTRRRVVGAVLVLAAVGLSMADKLGGGFPYLMLLLPLVAGVCVSWQQAVNGHVKNAAGSAYTGTFFNFVAGTGALSVIFLVHAVAVGVPAGLPTEPYLYLGGLVGISFITIAVAAVQKLGVLLLGLCTITGQLVGSLTLDLLLPHGDTQVTTATVAGAALALAAVALAALSGTRTGRVVASSSTMPTETRTAKRGSTHPR, via the coding sequence ATGCCCGCCGCCGCAGCCCCTTGGCTGCTCCTCGCCGTCTTCTCCGGCACCCTGATATCCCTCCAGGCCCGTATCACCGGCGAGCTCGCCGCCGGGCTCGCGGGCGACGGGTTCGCAGCCGCGGTGATCTCGTTCGGCTCGGGGTTCGTGGTGCTGAGCCTCGGGCTCCTCGTGCTCCGCGCGCCGCGCCGCGGAGTCGGCCTGGTGCTGGCGGACGTACGCAACAAGCGGCTCAAGTGGTGGCAGGTCCTCGGCGGCTTCGGAGGAGCGGCCTTCCTGCTCGCGCAGGGGCTGACCGTCGGAGCGCTCGGAGTCGCGCTGTTCACGGTCGCGATCGTCGCGGGCCAGGTCACCGGGGGCATGCTCTTCGACCGGATGGGACTCGGCCCTGCCGGACCGCAGCGGCCCACCCGGCGCAGGGTCGTCGGCGCGGTGCTCGTGCTCGCCGCCGTAGGCCTGTCGATGGCGGACAAACTGGGCGGCGGGTTCCCGTACTTGATGCTGTTGCTGCCGCTGGTCGCGGGCGTGTGCGTGAGTTGGCAGCAAGCGGTGAACGGGCACGTGAAGAACGCCGCCGGATCGGCGTACACGGGGACGTTCTTCAACTTCGTCGCCGGTACGGGCGCGTTGAGCGTGATCTTCCTGGTGCATGCCGTGGCCGTCGGCGTTCCCGCGGGTCTGCCGACCGAGCCGTACCTCTATCTCGGCGGCCTGGTCGGCATCTCCTTCATCACCATCGCGGTCGCCGCGGTGCAGAAGCTCGGCGTCCTGCTGCTCGGACTGTGCACGATCACCGGCCAGTTGGTCGGCTCGCTCACCCTCGACCTCCTGCTCCCGCACGGTGATACGCAGGTGACGACGGCCACCGTCGCGGGCGCCGCTCTCGCCCTGGCGGCAGTGGCGCTCGCGGCGCTCTCGGGTACCCGGACGGGCCGGGTCGTGGCTTCCAGCAGCACGATGCCCACCGAGACTCGGACGGCCAAGCGCGGTTCGACCCACCCGCGTTGA
- a CDS encoding hemerythrin domain-containing protein, translated as MPDKATATDVVELILDDHRRMEDLFRDMRSVEAERADALKKFADLLIAHALAEEAEVYPALRRYRDIDNEEVEHGVEEHEEGNEALLALLEVEDVGSDDWDEKLEKLVEAVTHHTDEEERTILNGARENVAMDRREELGTAFTRERDKHLKADCGSIENVRRIVKS; from the coding sequence ATGCCGGACAAGGCAACCGCAACGGACGTCGTCGAGCTGATCCTCGATGATCACCGGCGGATGGAGGACCTGTTCCGCGACATGCGCAGCGTGGAGGCCGAACGCGCCGATGCCCTGAAAAAGTTCGCCGACCTGCTCATCGCGCACGCACTCGCGGAAGAGGCCGAGGTCTACCCCGCCCTCAGGCGCTACCGGGACATCGACAACGAAGAGGTCGAACACGGCGTCGAGGAACATGAGGAAGGCAACGAGGCGCTGCTCGCCCTCCTCGAAGTGGAGGACGTCGGCTCCGACGACTGGGACGAGAAGCTGGAGAAACTCGTCGAGGCGGTGACCCACCACACCGACGAGGAGGAGCGGACGATCTTGAACGGCGCACGCGAGAACGTGGCCATGGACCGCCGCGAGGAACTGGGCACCGCTTTCACGAGGGAGCGCGACAAGCACCTCAAGGCGGACTGCGGAAGCATCGAGAACGTCCGCCGCATCGTGAAGTCCTGA
- a CDS encoding ATP-binding protein codes for MAVAVPLNDGDSSIAEARHLALDFLTRAQADQDVPVSARAMDLTQLVVSELVTNARKYAPGPMLMELRIVDSTVAVTVHDSARASPVARPEDPHRIGGHGLEIVKAVAQNFHVHLEPAGKRVTAHIALAGEPASGVQGAGSPRSSR; via the coding sequence ATGGCTGTCGCCGTCCCCTTGAACGACGGGGATTCCTCCATCGCGGAAGCACGTCACCTCGCCCTCGACTTCCTCACCCGCGCCCAGGCGGACCAGGACGTCCCCGTCTCCGCCCGTGCGATGGACCTGACGCAGCTGGTGGTCAGCGAGCTGGTCACGAACGCCCGCAAGTACGCTCCCGGCCCGATGCTGATGGAGCTCCGCATCGTGGACTCGACGGTGGCGGTGACCGTCCACGACAGCGCCCGCGCCAGCCCCGTCGCCCGCCCCGAGGACCCGCACAGGATCGGTGGGCACGGTCTGGAGATCGTCAAGGCCGTCGCCCAGAACTTCCACGTCCACCTCGAACCGGCAGGTAAACGCGTCACGGCCCACATCGCCCTGGCCGGCGAACCGGCCTCCGGCGTCCAGGGAGCCGGCTCCCCCCGCAGCTCTCGGTGA
- a CDS encoding peroxiredoxin, whose protein sequence is MTRVQVGSLVDDFTLPDETGTPTTLSALLSEGPVVVFFYPAAMTPGCTAQACHFRDLAAEFAAVGARPVGISSDAVERQREFAGLHTFGFPLLSDPEGVVRGRFGVARGFGPLPTKRATFVIGPDRRVLEVVRSEFRMSTHADRALAALRSAGAGRSTGQDDPTVGGPA, encoded by the coding sequence ATGACCCGCGTGCAAGTCGGCTCCCTCGTCGATGACTTCACCCTGCCCGACGAGACGGGCACGCCCACGACCCTCTCGGCGCTCCTGTCCGAAGGCCCGGTGGTGGTCTTCTTCTACCCGGCGGCGATGACCCCCGGCTGCACCGCCCAGGCGTGCCACTTCCGGGACCTGGCAGCCGAGTTCGCCGCGGTGGGCGCAAGGCCGGTGGGGATCAGCTCGGACGCCGTCGAGCGCCAGCGTGAGTTCGCGGGGCTGCACACGTTCGGGTTCCCGCTGCTGTCCGACCCGGAGGGCGTGGTGCGCGGCCGGTTCGGCGTGGCACGCGGCTTCGGCCCCCTGCCGACCAAGCGGGCCACCTTCGTCATCGGACCGGACCGGCGCGTGCTCGAAGTGGTCCGCAGCGAATTCCGGATGAGCACGCACGCGGACAGGGCGCTGGCGGCGCTGCGATCCGCCGGCGCCGGCCGGAGCACCGGGCAGGACGATCCCACTGTCGGCGGGCCGGCGTGA
- a CDS encoding SigB/SigF/SigG family RNA polymerase sigma factor — MLTDLAAPSTRRRTGTRHLHDDAPDTEAAFARLATLEGGPEYDLLCEEIVTAWLPMAHRLASRFRNKGENLEDLRQVAAMGLIKAVNRYEPERGAFESYAVPTITGELRRHFRDRMWDVRVPRRVQELRNKVRVVRRELMDRPGSDAEPGIAEIAEHAGLTEDEVREGMEAMTSYSALSLDAEISADPDGFSLADTLGATDPAYDCITDREAAKTGLRRLPERERTILYLRFFEDMTQSRIAEELGISQMHVSRLITTSCARVRAEAVRGEDGVGHAQAA, encoded by the coding sequence ATGCTTACCGATCTCGCCGCCCCCTCCACCCGCCGTCGCACGGGAACCCGGCACCTCCACGACGACGCTCCCGACACCGAGGCGGCGTTCGCGCGCCTGGCGACGCTCGAGGGCGGACCCGAGTACGACCTGCTCTGCGAAGAGATCGTGACGGCCTGGCTGCCCATGGCACACCGTCTGGCGAGCCGTTTCCGCAACAAGGGCGAGAACCTCGAAGACCTGCGGCAGGTTGCCGCGATGGGTCTGATCAAGGCGGTCAACCGGTACGAGCCCGAGCGCGGGGCCTTCGAGAGCTATGCCGTCCCCACCATCACCGGAGAACTGCGTCGGCACTTCCGCGACCGCATGTGGGACGTCCGGGTTCCCCGTCGTGTCCAGGAGCTGCGCAACAAGGTCCGGGTCGTACGGCGCGAACTCATGGACCGGCCGGGCAGCGACGCCGAACCCGGTATCGCGGAGATCGCAGAGCACGCGGGACTGACCGAGGACGAGGTCCGCGAGGGGATGGAGGCCATGACGAGCTACAGCGCCCTTTCGCTGGACGCCGAGATCTCCGCCGACCCCGATGGGTTCAGCCTGGCCGACACCCTCGGAGCGACCGACCCCGCCTACGACTGCATCACCGACCGCGAGGCCGCCAAGACCGGCCTGCGGCGGCTGCCTGAGCGTGAGCGCACCATCCTGTACCTGCGCTTCTTCGAGGACATGACGCAGAGCAGGATCGCCGAGGAGCTCGGCATCTCACAGATGCACGTCTCCCGCCTCATCACCACCAGCTGCGCCCGCGTGCGCGCGGAGGCCGTCCGCGGAGAGGACGGCGTCGGGCACGCGCAGGCGGCATGA
- a CDS encoding DUF5133 domain-containing protein, translating to MLLAHPVVLEDLVERYKALAVLRADQGSAESRQEYEDVAYSLCLATGTSDIDAALVAASHQLPGARPADDSLLSVEAPC from the coding sequence ATGCTGCTGGCACACCCCGTGGTCCTGGAAGACCTGGTGGAACGTTACAAGGCCCTGGCCGTGCTGCGGGCCGACCAGGGAAGCGCCGAGAGCCGCCAGGAGTACGAAGACGTCGCCTACAGCCTGTGCTTGGCCACCGGCACCAGCGACATCGACGCCGCCCTGGTGGCCGCGAGCCACCAGTTGCCCGGCGCCCGGCCCGCGGACGACTCCTTGCTGTCCGTAGAAGCACCCTGCTGA
- a CDS encoding LysR family transcriptional regulator: protein MIDHRLHVLQALAEYGTVTATAAALHLTPSAVSQQLRLLARDLGVELLSPEGRRVRLTPAAHIVLRHTSALRTQWEAARAELAQQAVSTEGTRGTLRMCGVSSALSALGAPAAALLRETHPQVESLVVEEESAECYRMLLAEEADVALVLPGPDAPPVTDARFEQAPLLTDRQDLLVPEGHRLARPEGVELAEAAGESWIVKKANNDTYPLVMAACTAAGFTPRVTHQVKEWYAVSSFVAAGFGICLMPGIVPLPQHAVVRVPLLGTPVPTRRFLTAVRRGSAAHPLVAAGLHALRDAASARSGASAGSRPK from the coding sequence ATGATCGACCACCGGCTCCACGTCCTCCAGGCGCTCGCCGAGTACGGCACGGTCACCGCGACCGCCGCGGCCCTGCACCTGACCCCCTCGGCCGTATCTCAGCAACTGCGGCTGCTGGCCCGCGATCTGGGAGTGGAGCTGCTGAGTCCCGAGGGGCGACGGGTCCGCCTGACACCGGCCGCGCACATCGTCCTGCGGCACACCAGCGCGCTACGGACGCAATGGGAAGCGGCCCGGGCCGAGTTGGCCCAGCAGGCTGTCAGCACCGAGGGGACGCGGGGCACGCTGCGGATGTGCGGAGTGTCCTCGGCGCTGTCCGCGCTCGGCGCTCCGGCCGCCGCCCTGCTGCGGGAGACCCATCCCCAGGTGGAGTCGCTGGTCGTCGAAGAAGAGAGCGCCGAGTGCTACCGGATGCTGCTCGCGGAGGAGGCCGACGTGGCCCTCGTACTGCCCGGCCCCGACGCGCCGCCCGTGACGGACGCCCGCTTCGAGCAGGCGCCGCTGCTGACGGACCGCCAGGACCTGCTGGTCCCCGAGGGGCACCGGCTCGCCAGGCCCGAAGGAGTCGAACTCGCGGAAGCCGCAGGGGAGTCGTGGATCGTGAAGAAGGCGAACAACGACACCTACCCACTGGTGATGGCGGCGTGCACGGCGGCCGGCTTCACTCCCCGCGTCACCCATCAGGTCAAGGAGTGGTACGCGGTCTCCTCGTTCGTGGCCGCGGGGTTCGGCATCTGTCTCATGCCGGGGATCGTGCCACTCCCCCAACACGCGGTCGTACGGGTACCGCTGCTCGGCACGCCCGTTCCCACGCGACGCTTCCTGACCGCCGTGCGGCGCGGCAGCGCGGCACATCCTCTGGTGGCCGCCGGGCTGCACGCCCTGCGCGACGCGGCGTCGGCTCGCTCAGGGGCGTCAGCGGGGTCCCGTCCGAAGTGA
- a CDS encoding EamA family transporter: protein MTKFPAPALMLGSVLSLQFGQALGKQLADAVGAPGAVALRLGLAAVLLLLLYRPSLPRNRTDVALILGFGTAIAGMNLIYPALLLLPLGLASALQLLGPITLAVLTSRRWRDAGCALLAGCGVCLFHVPHGAGFPLPGVLLALAAGASMAAYLLLSKKAGARSVGGGSLALAVSWAAVLTLPLGVADAGTELLTPRNLLLGIALAVLSAVIPYSLELAALRRLPVRTVSVLTSLEPASAGLAGVLVLGEDLGVPQWLALACVGAASAGVVAPRQTPVGARRESERTARASGRP from the coding sequence ATGACGAAGTTTCCCGCCCCCGCGCTGATGCTCGGCAGCGTGCTGAGCCTCCAGTTCGGGCAGGCCCTGGGCAAGCAACTCGCCGATGCCGTCGGCGCGCCCGGAGCCGTGGCCCTGCGCCTCGGCCTCGCCGCGGTGCTCCTGCTGCTCCTGTACCGGCCCTCATTGCCGCGCAACCGTACGGACGTGGCCCTGATCCTCGGCTTCGGAACGGCCATCGCCGGGATGAACCTGATCTATCCCGCGCTGCTCCTGCTGCCGCTGGGGCTGGCCAGCGCCCTCCAGCTCCTCGGCCCGATCACCCTGGCGGTGCTGACCTCACGTCGCTGGCGCGACGCGGGCTGCGCCCTCCTGGCCGGATGCGGGGTGTGCCTCTTCCACGTCCCCCACGGCGCCGGGTTCCCGCTCCCCGGCGTGCTGCTCGCGCTGGCCGCGGGAGCGTCGATGGCCGCCTACCTTCTCCTGAGCAAGAAGGCGGGAGCCCGGAGCGTGGGAGGCGGTTCGCTGGCCCTGGCGGTGAGTTGGGCGGCGGTTCTGACGCTCCCCCTGGGTGTGGCCGACGCGGGGACCGAACTGCTCACCCCTCGCAACCTGCTGCTCGGCATCGCGCTTGCCGTGCTCTCGGCCGTCATCCCGTACTCCTTGGAGCTGGCAGCTCTGCGGCGGCTGCCCGTCCGAACGGTGAGCGTCCTGACCAGCCTGGAGCCGGCGAGTGCGGGCCTGGCGGGCGTACTGGTCCTGGGCGAGGACCTGGGCGTCCCGCAGTGGCTGGCGTTGGCGTGCGTGGGAGCGGCGAGCGCCGGGGTGGTGGCCCCACGGCAGACGCCCGTCGGCGCCCGGCGTGAAAGCGAACGCACGGCAAGGGCCTCGGGACGTCCTTGA
- a CDS encoding RNA polymerase sigma factor SigF, translating into MSLISESAAETVRNDETPGLGETPALGEVSAVEGELPWIEDTDKIAPKDARALSKLFFDRLQTLEEGTHEYQYARNTLIEMNLTLVQFAARRFRNRGNGDMEEIVQVGTIGLIKAIDRFDLSREVEFATFAVPYILGEIKRFFRDTTWAVHVPRRLQELRAELAKAKEQLSAHLDHDPTVKELADYLSLTEEEVNEGLVASNGYTAGSLEAPTDGGESAATPTRTLADVMGGPDPAMEAVENLHTLAPLLDELDERERRILELRFGQEMTQSQIGSELGVSQMHISRLLTGTLTKLRRGMLA; encoded by the coding sequence ATGTCACTGATCTCTGAATCGGCTGCCGAGACCGTACGAAACGACGAGACGCCTGGCCTGGGCGAGACGCCGGCCCTGGGTGAGGTGTCCGCCGTCGAGGGCGAGCTGCCGTGGATCGAGGACACCGACAAGATTGCCCCGAAGGACGCCCGAGCCCTTTCGAAGCTGTTCTTCGACCGGCTGCAGACCCTGGAAGAGGGCACGCACGAGTACCAGTACGCACGTAACACCCTTATCGAGATGAACCTGACGCTCGTGCAGTTCGCGGCCCGCCGGTTCCGCAACCGCGGCAACGGCGACATGGAGGAGATCGTCCAGGTCGGCACCATCGGCCTCATCAAGGCGATCGACCGGTTCGACCTCAGCCGTGAGGTCGAGTTCGCCACCTTCGCCGTGCCGTACATCCTCGGCGAGATCAAGCGGTTCTTCCGGGACACCACCTGGGCCGTGCATGTGCCGCGCAGGCTCCAGGAGTTGCGCGCGGAGCTCGCCAAGGCCAAGGAGCAGCTCTCCGCCCATCTGGACCATGACCCGACCGTCAAGGAACTCGCCGATTACCTCTCCCTCACCGAAGAAGAGGTCAACGAAGGCCTCGTCGCCTCGAACGGCTATACCGCGGGTTCCCTGGAGGCGCCCACGGATGGTGGTGAGAGCGCGGCCACGCCGACGCGCACCCTGGCCGATGTGATGGGCGGACCGGACCCGGCCATGGAAGCCGTCGAGAATCTGCACACCCTGGCACCGCTCCTCGACGAACTCGACGAACGGGAGCGCCGCATCCTCGAACTGCGCTTCGGCCAGGAGATGACCCAGTCGCAGATCGGCTCCGAACTCGGCGTCTCCCAGATGCACATCTCCCGTCTGCTCACCGGCACCCTCACCAAGCTCCGCAGGGGGATGCTGGCCTGA
- a CDS encoding PP2C family protein-serine/threonine phosphatase: MDRFAVVERALRSAAPHALLDVVTGALREQYGVESVELRLADYGLTTLQMVEDVPFTTEPVPIHASPQGRAFGAQEPRVESVVAGTATIHLPVTVRGDRMGVLTVTLPEARFEPAYLLEMQRICEALGHEIRVAERDTDLYLLARRAVRLTLAAEMQWQLLPGRSVSRPEFQLGAHLEPAYAIFGDNFDWSVSPRHLTLTVTNGMGQGMEAALLTNLVVNALRNARRAGLDLPGQASLADQAVYAQYRGELHASVLLLRFDLATGEVEAVDAGSPRMWRYRGRTVESVDFDAQLPLGMFEETAYVSERLRLEPGDRILVGSDGVYDSVSKAGERYGERALARSLSAHRLLPASQVPQAVLRDLGEYRDSLPLDDDALVVCLDWFGR; the protein is encoded by the coding sequence GTGGACAGATTCGCTGTCGTCGAGCGGGCGCTGCGCAGTGCGGCGCCCCATGCGCTGCTCGATGTCGTGACGGGGGCGTTGCGGGAGCAGTACGGGGTCGAGAGTGTGGAACTGCGGCTCGCCGACTACGGCTTGACGACCCTCCAGATGGTGGAGGACGTGCCGTTCACCACCGAGCCGGTGCCCATTCATGCCAGTCCGCAGGGCAGGGCCTTCGGTGCGCAGGAACCGCGCGTCGAGTCGGTGGTGGCGGGCACGGCGACCATTCATCTGCCGGTGACCGTCCGGGGTGACCGGATGGGCGTACTCACCGTCACCCTTCCCGAAGCGCGCTTCGAACCGGCCTACCTGCTGGAGATGCAGCGCATCTGTGAGGCGCTGGGCCACGAGATCCGGGTCGCCGAACGAGACACCGATCTGTACCTTCTCGCGCGCAGGGCCGTGCGCCTCACGCTCGCCGCCGAGATGCAGTGGCAGTTGCTGCCGGGGCGTTCCGTGTCGCGTCCGGAGTTCCAGTTGGGCGCACATCTGGAACCGGCGTACGCGATCTTCGGCGACAACTTCGACTGGTCGGTCTCGCCGCGCCACCTCACGCTCACCGTCACCAACGGCATGGGTCAGGGGATGGAGGCGGCGCTGCTCACCAACCTCGTGGTGAACGCGCTGCGCAACGCACGCCGCGCAGGCCTCGATCTGCCCGGTCAGGCGAGCCTCGCCGACCAGGCCGTGTACGCGCAGTACAGGGGCGAGTTGCACGCCTCCGTCCTGCTGCTGCGCTTCGATCTGGCCACCGGTGAGGTGGAGGCCGTCGACGCCGGCTCGCCCCGCATGTGGAGGTATCGCGGGCGAACGGTCGAGTCCGTCGACTTCGACGCGCAGCTCCCCCTGGGGATGTTCGAAGAGACGGCCTACGTCTCGGAACGCCTGCGACTGGAACCGGGCGACCGCATCCTGGTGGGCAGCGACGGGGTCTACGACAGTGTCTCGAAGGCGGGGGAGCGGTACGGGGAGCGGGCGCTTGCCAGGTCCCTGTCGGCACATCGTCTGCTGCCGGCGTCGCAGGTGCCGCAGGCGGTGCTGCGAGATCTCGGTGAATACCGTGACTCGTTGCCGTTGGACGATGACGCTCTCGTGGTCTGCCTCGACTGGTTCGGACGGTAG
- a CDS encoding MarR family transcriptional regulator, translating into MGLSPEPDRRSRDAAHAGSEFIELLEVMWERGREAVPTGRPVSPSQLRLLYALDREEGINLRMLSEALGSAPPSVSRLCDRLQATGLIERTPSPVSRRELELHLTSHGKAYLSDLRKRRESILMATIDAMPPKARRALLEGLRGFRDVATEAEDNDGVRTWRSVG; encoded by the coding sequence ATGGGTCTGAGTCCCGAACCCGATCGCAGGTCTCGGGATGCGGCTCATGCGGGTTCCGAGTTCATCGAACTGCTCGAAGTCATGTGGGAGCGGGGGCGTGAGGCTGTCCCGACGGGACGACCTGTTTCACCGTCCCAGTTGCGCCTCCTTTACGCACTGGACCGCGAGGAGGGCATCAACCTGCGGATGCTCTCCGAAGCCCTGGGCTCGGCTCCCCCTTCGGTGAGCCGCCTGTGCGACCGCCTCCAGGCCACGGGATTGATCGAACGAACACCCAGCCCCGTCAGCCGACGGGAACTGGAGCTTCATCTGACGAGCCACGGCAAGGCCTACCTCTCCGACCTGCGAAAGCGGCGCGAGAGCATACTGATGGCCACCATCGACGCCATGCCGCCCAAGGCACGCCGTGCCCTGCTCGAAGGACTCAGGGGCTTCCGTGACGTGGCGACCGAAGCCGAGGACAACGACGGAGTCAGAACCTGGCGCTCGGTCGGCTAG
- a CDS encoding FCD domain-containing protein: MSGAKPGRQLLRQEVVEGIKRYILEERLRPGDPLPTEPALCEALGASRSSVREAVKILNALDIVQVRHGHGTYVGRLSLSALVESLTFRGLLSPGDDFQVLADLVDVRELVERGMADRIVTTLSAGQLDALERLVASMREGAGEGAGFVAADRAFHALLVEPLGNELVDQLSMAFWDVFAILAPQLDGFTHADETETIAAHQSIVDAARAGDVAAFLKSLGEHYAPVRRRIAEARTRDAARA, encoded by the coding sequence GTGTCCGGTGCGAAGCCCGGCCGGCAACTGCTCCGGCAGGAAGTCGTCGAGGGCATCAAGCGCTACATCCTGGAGGAGCGGCTGCGCCCCGGCGACCCGCTGCCCACCGAGCCGGCTCTGTGCGAGGCGCTGGGCGCGAGCCGCTCCAGCGTGCGCGAGGCCGTCAAGATCCTCAACGCCCTGGACATCGTCCAGGTCCGCCACGGCCACGGCACCTACGTCGGCCGGCTGAGCCTCTCGGCCCTGGTGGAGAGCCTCACCTTCCGTGGGCTGCTCTCGCCGGGCGACGACTTCCAGGTCCTCGCCGACCTCGTCGACGTGCGCGAACTCGTCGAGCGCGGGATGGCCGACCGGATCGTCACCACGCTCAGCGCCGGCCAACTCGACGCGCTGGAGCGCCTCGTGGCTTCCATGCGCGAGGGCGCGGGGGAGGGGGCCGGGTTCGTGGCGGCGGACCGGGCGTTCCACGCGTTGCTCGTGGAACCGCTCGGCAATGAGCTCGTCGACCAGCTCTCGATGGCCTTCTGGGATGTGTTCGCGATCCTCGCGCCCCAACTGGACGGGTTCACGCACGCCGACGAGACCGAGACCATCGCCGCGCACCAGAGCATCGTGGACGCCGCGCGGGCCGGTGATGTCGCCGCCTTCCTGAAGTCCCTGGGCGAGCACTACGCGCCGGTGCGGCGCAGGATCGCCGAGGCTCGCACCCGGGACGCCGCGCGGGCCTGA
- a CDS encoding VWA domain-containing protein, whose translation MAETPHRLDELAKGAGKWLALPTAPERHTAAVLADRFEQLAWRDTYEQSAGLREFAEELNERHDHATDLLTDVFLAAYKAGPRLRERAHMAPSRLVNHQVMASLMGSPDFAELHRETAGDPYAAAMAVLAQAPALRRLLDHSRDAQEKAERATKTQQDAEEAATAVCEALQEAADSTDAEGAVEAPEADALQRAIDAAESAHTAARQAAQYAEQTIATAAPGIRSGARNAASQAAEAVREEASLMRAWGVGPGRLERMPFEQRARLAERLRSSRLAQWAELIGRFRQMAEGERARKVENATGELVGVTLGDDLSRVIPSELANLGLPELRAVFAARYAAGELMLYDNQGEQSTGKGAVIACVDTSHSMYVEGPGGVTREAWAKACALALFDQARRAGRDFVGILFAAADKLQVFRFPADEAADIARVVDFAETFLGGGTSYQRPLSAAVDLLEEEFDDAARSRGDIVLLTDDECGVSEEWTRGWNEAKRRLGFRVFGVAVGAPPAAEAGSVLDALCDNLRAVEDLTDVHAAADLFRVI comes from the coding sequence ATGGCCGAGACACCGCACAGGCTGGACGAGCTGGCGAAAGGCGCCGGGAAGTGGCTCGCGCTCCCCACCGCTCCCGAGCGGCACACGGCGGCCGTGCTCGCGGACCGGTTCGAACAGCTCGCGTGGCGCGACACCTACGAGCAGTCGGCCGGGCTGCGCGAGTTCGCCGAGGAACTCAACGAGCGGCACGACCACGCCACTGATCTTCTGACCGACGTGTTCCTGGCCGCCTACAAGGCGGGCCCGCGGCTGCGCGAGCGCGCGCACATGGCTCCGTCCCGGCTGGTCAACCACCAGGTCATGGCCTCCCTGATGGGGTCGCCGGACTTCGCCGAGCTGCACCGGGAGACAGCCGGTGATCCTTACGCCGCCGCCATGGCCGTACTGGCCCAGGCCCCCGCACTGCGCCGACTCCTCGATCACTCCCGCGATGCCCAGGAGAAGGCCGAGCGGGCGACGAAGACCCAGCAGGACGCCGAGGAGGCGGCAACCGCCGTGTGCGAGGCGCTCCAGGAGGCTGCTGACAGCACCGACGCGGAGGGCGCCGTGGAGGCCCCCGAAGCCGACGCCCTCCAACGGGCGATCGACGCCGCCGAGTCCGCCCACACGGCTGCGCGGCAGGCTGCCCAGTACGCCGAACAGACCATCGCGACTGCGGCTCCCGGTATCCGTTCGGGCGCACGGAACGCGGCATCGCAGGCGGCCGAGGCCGTGCGGGAGGAAGCCTCGCTGATGCGGGCCTGGGGTGTCGGCCCCGGCCGGCTGGAGCGGATGCCGTTCGAACAGCGCGCCCGCCTCGCCGAGCGGCTGCGCTCCAGCCGTCTCGCGCAGTGGGCCGAGCTGATCGGCCGCTTCCGGCAGATGGCCGAGGGCGAGCGCGCCCGCAAGGTGGAGAACGCCACCGGGGAGCTCGTCGGCGTCACCCTCGGCGACGATCTCTCCCGCGTCATCCCCTCCGAGCTGGCCAACCTCGGCCTGCCCGAGCTGCGAGCGGTGTTCGCCGCACGCTACGCCGCCGGGGAACTGATGCTCTACGACAACCAAGGAGAGCAGTCCACCGGCAAGGGCGCCGTCATCGCCTGCGTCGACACCTCGCACTCCATGTATGTGGAGGGGCCGGGCGGGGTCACCCGGGAGGCGTGGGCCAAGGCGTGCGCCCTGGCGCTCTTCGACCAGGCCCGCCGCGCCGGCCGGGACTTCGTCGGCATCCTGTTCGCCGCCGCCGACAAGCTCCAGGTCTTCCGCTTCCCGGCTGACGAGGCCGCCGACATCGCCCGGGTCGTCGACTTCGCGGAGACCTTCCTCGGCGGCGGCACCAGCTACCAGAGACCGCTGTCGGCAGCCGTCGACCTCCTTGAGGAGGAGTTCGACGACGCCGCCCGCTCGCGCGGCGACATCGTGCTGCTCACCGACGACGAGTGCGGCGTGAGCGAGGAATGGACGCGCGGCTGGAACGAGGCCAAGCGCCGGCTGGGCTTCCGTGTCTTCGGTGTGGCCGTCGGCGCCCCGCCCGCCGCCGAGGCGGGCTCGGTCCTCGATGCCCTGTGCGACAACCTCCGCGCCGTCGAGGACCTCACCGACGTCCACGCGGCAGCCGATCTCTTCCGCGTGATCTGA